In the Enterococcus rotai genome, CGTTATTAATAAAGCGGGATTTTTTAGGGTTAGAACAATTTATCGATCTATTGGGGAGTGATATCGTTAAATGCATCCGGGCGCTCTTAAATCATCCGGAGGAAATAACCTATCGGAAAGAAGCTGAAAATGAGGTGTTTTATCGTATTTGGCAGAAAATAGCTAGTTACGATGCGGATAAGAGCAGCTTAAAAACATGGAGCTTAACCATCACACGGAATATTTGTTTAGATAAAAAACGAGCGATCATTCGTGCACAAAATATAATTCCCATGGAGCAACTCCCTGAAAGTCCCCTAGTAGATGACTATTTTGAAAAAGAGAATTTCTTGGATTTGTTACAAAATTTATCAGAAGAAGATCAATTGATTTTCCTTAAATACTACTATTATCAAGACACACCAAGTG is a window encoding:
- a CDS encoding sigma-70 family RNA polymerase sigma factor; translated protein: MEKEIIALLIKRDFLGLEQFIDLLGSDIVKCIRALLNHPEEITYRKEAENEVFYRIWQKIASYDADKSSLKTWSLTITRNICLDKKRAIIRAQNIIPMEQLPESPLVDDYFEKENFLDLLQNLSEEDQLIFLKYYYYQDTPSEIAKELTMDVTQVYNHLSRGRKKIKELFDPNI